ACCGAAACACCTGATGATGATAATACGGAACCGGGAGGCGAATACCAGCCTGATATTAAACTTCCTGGTGGAGAATACTTTATGATGGCTTTTACTGACCCGAGATATCCTAAACTCGAAGAGAATAAGAAAAAACTGGATGAGACGGGTAAGGCTATGCTAGACAAGGATGGCAATCCGATAATAGATAAAATTCAAAGGGAGGATGATAGGGTTGAATTAGTTAATTTGGATAAGTTTACTGCAGATGAGGCTATGCCCGTGAAGCAGATTGTGATGCGTCATGCACCTGTAGAACCGGATGAAGTTAAAGAGGTATTGGTCGGAAACCGGAAATGGGCGGATTTAAATCCTGGCATTGGTTACGTAAAGGATGCTGGTCGTAAATTGTTGGTGGCTCGTCGTGATTATCTAGAATTGGATGCTGGAAAGAATTATGTGCAGCCCTTTAATTTTAACTCCCTTACTCAGCATGTTAAAATTCAGTTCACGGTTCAATTGCTGCCGGATGAGAATGAAAATCAGCTTACTGTAGAAGATTTTGACGCTATATTTCTAGAGATGGCGGGTATTGCGCCGGAAGTGTCTATATCTACAGGCATATTGAATATTGAAGAGTTGACAAGGGTGGTTGTTGAAGTGACTGAAAAGGAAGTTACCCAATCTGTGGAAGACAATAAGCCTGTCACCACTCTTTCATGCACAGCGTTTTTGAATGTATTTGGGTTGATAGGTAATGTAGATAGTTATACGATTACAGGACCGGGTGTTTGTAATATCGTACTATATCCTATTGATAAGAATAAGACACCTTTCCGTGCAAAGGCGAATCTGTCAAAACAGATTAAAGAACAAGCGATTACGGCGGAGACGGGGACAGTGAATGAACGAAGAAAGACGAAAGATGAAGTCTCGCTGATAGTTAGAATTCCTTTTCGTATTGTTGGAGAAAATCCGGAGAAGGGCGGTGATGGTATAGAGGGTTGGATACCTGCGGATGATGATATTTATGAAGATATATAATGGAATGATGAGAAAGGAGCAGATAATATATATGAGGATTAAGCGCAACTTATTGATCGGATTCTGTTCGATGCTGTTGTTTAATTGTTCCGGAGAGACGTATGTCGGTGAATTGTCGACAGATGATGATGCGCCTTTAGTGGAGCCAGTCCCAATCTTATTGAGCCTAGGCATGTCTGACTTTCAGATACTGACCCGTGGTAGCGGGGAAGTCAATAATGGCAATGATGCGACTTTTTGGGACAATGTGAGATTTTTTGTATATGCTTTCAATCAGGATCCGGAAACGGATTTATCCAAACCTTGGAGTGAGGCGAACGAAGATAATTGTTTGTTGGACGGGTATAGGAGCGGTGGAGCGAATACGCAGACTTCTGATTATGGGAAAGAGGTGGGGGTAAAGAAAGAGGATTCCAATTTGATGCTCTTCTATCCGGATGAGAGTTCTCAGAAGATCTATTATAATATGAAGAACACCAATCTGCCTTATAACTTCTTTGCTTATTATTTGGATGATTGGAAGAGTGAGTGCCATCGTGAGAAAGATCATATTTATTATGATGTCAAGATAGATGGTCGTAGGGACTTTATGTCTGCTATGGCGAATCCTGAGGTTCAGAAAGATAAATACGAAGGTAATCCCTATCGGGATAAAATTATGGAACGTGCATTTAGTGCATATTCCGCCAATCATGGATTAAATCCGGTATTTCAGTTAGAGCATCATTTGGTCCTTCTGCGGTTCGTGGTATGTAGGCCCGATGAGACTTCCGATGAATATGGGACAACGATACCCGAATTAGATCCCGATTTAATGGTAAAAAAAATCGAAATAAGATCAAAATTGAAAGGGCGTTTTACTGTAGCGGTAAGTGACCCTGCAACAAGTGATGAAACAAAACCGAAAAGAGGGATCTCTTTTGATGTTGACAATCAGGAATATCTGTATTTTGAACTGAAAAAGAAGAATGGAGACCTAATTGGAGATGACGGATGGTGTCGGGTGGCTGAGTGTCCTAGATATACTAAAGAGGATATAACGGATAAGGATAAAAAGTATAACCGTTTCGTTCTTGGCAAAGACGATGAAAAAAATGATCGTGATAGTGGTACAAGTCTACTAGTGGCACCTGCTGATTCTTATTGGGCAAAAATTAGCTTGAGTATAGAAAAAGAGGGTTGGAATGAGACACCATATAACACGGTGGATGTAGAGCTGAAAAACAAAGAAGGCAAGGATGTTTTTAGTGCAGGGAATGTATATACTATTTATTTGACAGTTAATAGTTTGTCTGATATTAAATCTACTGTGGAGGCAGGAACATGGTCATTAGGAGGCGATGTTAATCTTACTCCGGATGATGAATGAAAAATGTGAAACTTAAATATTTGTATTAATTTAAATTGTGTGATTTATGAAACGATTTTTTCTTTATGCAATGATGGTAGCCGGAGCGTTGGCATCTTGTTCACAGAGTGAGAATGGTGATTTACCGGAAGGCGGTTCTGAGAGTTCAAAACCTGATGCGGATAAAATTTTAATTTCTGCCGTTTCTCCTTCTGTATCTGTAAATGTTACTAGAAGTTCAGGTACTATTGGTGCCGATGGAACTACTCTTAACACCGGGTGGAGTGGTCAAGAGTTGTATGTCTTTGGATATCGTAAGGAAGATGGTGTAGCCCAAATTACGACCGATGCCAATGACTGGGTTTTTAATAGCCAATATCAAAAGGCTATAGCTCAAAAAGGGGCTGATGCTACTCCTAATTCAACAACACTTAAGTGGGTCGATGCCGCTACTGGTAGTGAAGATGCAACATTGTATTATCCTCGTTCTAATTATTATGATTTCTTTGGATATTATGCAGATGAAGCAAGTAGCGTTGATAATGTTGCGATAGCTAACGGAACCGCTTCTGTTCCTTTTGTAATTACAGGGGCTGAAGATTTGATGATTGCGAAAACGGCACCGAGTAGTGATGTGGTTGCAGCAGATAAATTGTTTGGCTCATATGCGGCCCGACACGGAGTTCAGCCGATTATGACATTTGAACATCAATTGACCCGTTTAGTTTTTAAAGTCGCTACTCCAGCTCCTGTTAATCCTGCTAGTCCAACAGAAACGGAATTGAAAAATATAGAAGAAGCGAAAAATGTGTATGTAAAATCAATCGAGATCGAATCGAAAACTACTGGTAACTTGATTTTTGCGTATACTGCTCCTGACGTTGATCCGCTTGCTTGGACTAACAATGATAGATCATTCTTGTCTCTAAAAGAAAGAAATGCAGGAGTAATGCAAGACTTGAATACAGGTATAACTATTCCTAGTTTGCCTGAATCAAAG
The DNA window shown above is from Bacteroides faecium and carries:
- a CDS encoding fimbrillin family protein, whose amino-acid sequence is MKRFFLYAMMVAGALASCSQSENGDLPEGGSESSKPDADKILISAVSPSVSVNVTRSSGTIGADGTTLNTGWSGQELYVFGYRKEDGVAQITTDANDWVFNSQYQKAIAQKGADATPNSTTLKWVDAATGSEDATLYYPRSNYYDFFGYYADEASSVDNVAIANGTASVPFVITGAEDLMIAKTAPSSDVVAADKLFGSYAARHGVQPIMTFEHQLTRLVFKVATPAPVNPASPTETELKNIEEAKNVYVKSIEIESKTTGNLIFAYTAPDVDPLAWTNNDRSFLSLKERNAGVMQDLNTGITIPSLPESKDEFTGTLGKYAASESGTLVGEALLVEPDASEYQMKVTVMQYYDGSGKLIPEARREYEYPLEKTKLLASAVTGGAGATTTFKRSHSYNITITVYGVQDIKITAQLGDWIFGGDLPVDPEM
- a CDS encoding fimbrillin family protein; protein product: MKIYNGMMRKEQIIYMRIKRNLLIGFCSMLLFNCSGETYVGELSTDDDAPLVEPVPILLSLGMSDFQILTRGSGEVNNGNDATFWDNVRFFVYAFNQDPETDLSKPWSEANEDNCLLDGYRSGGANTQTSDYGKEVGVKKEDSNLMLFYPDESSQKIYYNMKNTNLPYNFFAYYLDDWKSECHREKDHIYYDVKIDGRRDFMSAMANPEVQKDKYEGNPYRDKIMERAFSAYSANHGLNPVFQLEHHLVLLRFVVCRPDETSDEYGTTIPELDPDLMVKKIEIRSKLKGRFTVAVSDPATSDETKPKRGISFDVDNQEYLYFELKKKNGDLIGDDGWCRVAECPRYTKEDITDKDKKYNRFVLGKDDEKNDRDSGTSLLVAPADSYWAKISLSIEKEGWNETPYNTVDVELKNKEGKDVFSAGNVYTIYLTVNSLSDIKSTVEAGTWSLGGDVNLTPDDE